GTCCTTGACCttttttgaaagtgttggtggTAAGCACTTCTTGACGACTGAAGAATCTATCGCAACCTGCTAtccataaaatattcatataaatatgAAGTATTCATATATGTATTCATATGAATACATGTGTACAATAAACTAGAAGAAGTATTCACATACattaaatgagaaataataaatttatagttgatatGATCAGATAagataagagagagagagaaatatgTAATAAGTgcacataaaattaaaatgtatcaatATTATCGTTCAATAACCTAACATATCGAAGGAGTCCCATTTTAAACACGTTGATGTCTGTCAAGTTGATAAGGGTACAATTACTACTCTGCTTCAAGTTAGAAGCTACAATTTTCTACCGTTCAAAGTAGAGAAGGACATAAGTGAAGAACAAAACTCTTGGGCTGTTAAATCTGGATAAGATTGCATTAATAAACGCCACCTACCAAGTTAAGAGAACAAATCCTACTTCTTCTGTATCTTCACTCCTATATATACACCATGTTTTCCACTACTTTTTCTCATCCTTCTTTACCAAACATATATCCTTAATACTGAAAGATGGGTTTGAAGATGACAATACTGATCCTAGCCATGTTCGCCATGCTCCTTTTCGCCTCCTCAGAGGTGCCATCCACCAATGCAAAAGAGGGTAAGTTACGATATTCATCTTGTTTTTTAATACATTCTCAACTTCAATGTGTAGTTTTCTAACTATGTAATAAGTTTCTACTTAAAGATGTACAAAAATATTTGCTGTGGTTAATGGTTCACTAACCAGTTTGGGGTTGTTAAAGTGACAAATGGAGTTGGTGAAGCCAAATATCCTGGTGGAGGCTATGGCGGTGGCTATCCTGGTAATGGCGGTGGCTATCCTGGTAATGGCGGTGGCTATCCTGGTCATGGCGGTGGCTATCCAGGTCATGGTGGTGGCTATCCCGGTCATGGTGGTGGCCACGGTCATGGTGGTGGCTACCCTGGACGTGGTGGGGGCTGTCGCTACGGCTGTTGCGGTGGCCGGTCATACCACGGAGGTTGCAGAAGGTGCTGCTCTTACGCTGGTGAAGCTGTTGTTGCACAAACTCAGGATGAGACTCATAACTGAGATAACTCACGTCAACTACGAAGTATTTAAGATATTTCATGAATAAAACGTCGTGTCTATAGGCATGGAATGTTCCAGTGGCTTTTCTTATGGGTTTAAGAGCAAATTAAAGAGATGAATATTATCTATATTCTGCAAATTCTAATTTGTTCCAAATATCCTGAGTTTACTTCtgtcattattatattatatcgTTAATTCGAATTCGAAGAAACACGTAGAACTCAACAACGTACCTGAATCTTAATTAGTTGGACAAGGGTCAATTTTCATTAACTTCCCTAATTAAATCTGCCtaataaactttaataatatcctttataaaaaagaaaaaactttgaACAATgttataagttataaataaatttataagttatttattttcatgtaaTATTTTCAATGTGTGTacaaaattgatatataattatatatatgtccAATGAAACTGATATATCTGATGTATATTTATAGGTATGAATATGTATGTTCTTTGTATATGAACAAGATGAACAGGTTTAAAGATATCTTCTAGTGGTTCATGATCACTTTTAACAGGGACAACCTTCTTattatgaatagtaaaattgttTCATAGATAATTcctctattttaaatatttttatatggaGTGGTGATTCTTTGACATTACTGTTTATTCAAAGCttctacttttattttcttactaaaataagaatttttatatatttataggatGAATGTAAAAAACAAGATGCAGTATCAAGAATCACTGCTCTGTTCACATTGTCCACACCATGGACTGCAAAACACTGTATTAATTGTACGTTGTGCAGTTGATAATGACaagacattttatttaaaattcatgatGCAATGCTTTATGAGAAGAACTGCAGTTATTTTGAAGAGATAGTTTAactttcatctttatttttcttattatttcatttatttatttaaagaagtATTGAGACCAATCTATGAAATCGAGTCATGGATACGAAAAGCACTTCTCTTtcatcaattttgaaaaatattagttCGTAATGTACATTTTgacagaaaataataaaaataattatattgtttttatgtatatataagaattttatataacaattaaaacaCGTCAatggaataaaaattaaaaaaaaattgactgaATTTAGAGTAAAACAAtcactttataatttaattaattttttatatttatttatagatgtcAAAAGTGATTTTACTTTTCACCAGCAACACATTTGGgtattaaaaattagattatatgttaacaattttttttaataattttttataataaattatgtattattattttattaattcatgTATTTAAAACGGATCATCTAAACTGTggtaaaaatgttattaaaaaaagttgttaaaaaaatatttttcttaaaaaattattcagaagtttaataataatactatCGGAAACATAAAAGTTTAGGGTGCCgtgtgattttaaaattaaaccaatatcttttaataaaagcTATTACCTTTATCTTTTACTGGTGGAAAGACATGTAGTGCTTGTTGGTCCATATTTTCCCATTAtactacaaaataaaatttattaaaaataactaatttgtataatttttattattaaatagtttttattatatataattaattaaatttagaaaagtagttattaaaataatgaatagtaatttacaacataattaaatttagattaacTAGTTATTTAAAgggtaaaaatgaaaatgttgttattttagttttaaataatagtTACTTAAAGagtaattttagaataaaatgtgtatgtgaaaaaattgaattccttaatataattttttattaactattttttttaatatatatttcaatgaTGTTACTTCTATTAATATAAACTAGTGAAGACACATATGtgtgttcattttttttataataattaaaaataaattttatttttattgtaaatataaataatttttataattttattctaaataattttaatttatttttttggtagtttataattaaaaaatggttaaatttaagaaaatgtcaaatgagaaaaataaaaataaaattaaagaaaaaaaattgagttgaaCTTTGTATGGGATGAGTTAAATTAAATCCAACATGTTCGGTCGAGCTAAATCCAAGTCAATTAAATTGGTTCAATTAAAAAAGTTCGCTCCAtcataattttctaattaagttataaataataaaaatcaattaataaccaatttataattaatttaaacattttggatcaatttgtaatttaaaatattatgaaaacttatataaattttaaaaaatatttaagagttaattaaaatctgattataaattaaatctattttGACTAACCTAAATTCATGCGCACTAATGACTTTTTGGACTTCAATGTTTCAACGCAAGCTCTATttctctataaaaaaaataatatataataattgaaattattatcaCTTGTCACGACTTCGGTTCATGAAGTTGTCATGATTAAAgacaactttaattttattgaaaatcacCATTACAATAACTCAacgattttaatttaaaatatttataaaagaaacctTTTTCTAACTAAACTTATCTTAGGATTCAAAacgattttattttttcaaatataaagttGTCTTAATGgctttaatttaaaagttatcaAGATGTTGTATTATGACTTTAATTTAGAAGTTATCAAGATTTTGTACGACTTATCTTTAAACTCTAAGTTTTAAGTcaatgattatatttttgtaaataaaggAGAAACATACCCCCATTTGTTAAAAAACCTCATTTGTCTGCATATTTTtaccagccaggcagaggaaaGAGGAGATCCACGGATTCAATTTCTCAAATTTAGCATGATATTGGTTGGattatccaaaaaaaatattctaattataataattacatgctcttttttgttttaagttgtttcataaattattttgagtttatctattagtaaaaaatttagtttcatATTTTAACGGTAGTCTTGTgctatttgaattataattgtcTAGTTTCGATAATTCGGTATGGAATGTATGATTGtatatcaaatatttcacaATTTGATTAATAAGGTAAAAACATGCTTAGATGACATTGGATAGTGATTGAGTCAACTTTCATCAAAAGCTCATtttgaaacctataaatacaaagGTAAGATAAAGATGTAAGGTAAGGTAAAGAGGTAGGTGATTACATTTATTGAGCATTTAAGACTTAACTATGACAACCAATCGATATAACTAAAAAATTGACCTAAGTGTCAAAGTGTCTTTAATAGGTATAGACCCGCTCATACTTGGACTTTACAGGAGAAGATCGGACAAGATAGTGGAAGAAGAGAGATAAACGAAGATAAGTAACTGGTTAAAAGTGCGAAGGTATAGTTCTCGACCCTACATACCGAAACAACATACAATGCCCATATCCATTAAAAGGATCATCATTATTATTCACATGCATATTTATCCATAAATATATCAATCCTTCTTAGATAAGTATCATAAAccaattatcattttatcatCACATAATCCTACATTAAGCACACCAGAAGAGTACATATATACAATAATAGTATCAGATTTTGTTAATTTTGCTCAAGCTGAACATCTACTCGCTTAACGAGTAGTGtgataggtgtaaactttacttacttttgttatttaaaatgttgtgtttttgagtaagttttagtattaattctcatgaaaaatatataattgttgatgtaagtatagttgtaatgtttaaatgtgttttgatgcttttgtgtgtttatttttgcaatagaataaggattggataataTCAAAGAGACCCTGTGTGCatcagtggcccagccagagcgcaccagtggcccagccagaagtgaaccagtggcccagcgaccaggaaccagtggcccagcgagccagtggcccagccagaTCGCACtagtggcccagccagagcgcattagtggcccagcgaccaggaaccagtggcccagcgagccAGTCGCCCAGCGAGCGGGAACAactcgcccagcgagtggaTTCCTTTCGCCCAGCGAAAAGTCACTTAAGGTCCtttctttaaaaacgcgatccagaggcagaaaCCAGTGAGTTCTGGAGGGGAGAAGCCAGGGGAGACTCTGCAGCTCACGTTCATACTCGTTTTGGGTGCTCCGGAGTGGAATTTCAAcactttctaccatccaatccatcctttatcgcttctatgatgtatatgtgtagctagaactccatttcactggggttgagagtacatttctgaaactctttgtaatttctatattaatgcatgatcttgtatgaattttgtgttctatctttattattcatgcctatgatgagaatctgagctatttgaacggttaaatcattgagaaatgtatgagaccgcggacctaggatagaactgctaaaggatttcgagtcctagacataggaggaaatttttagtcatctgtgacattgtgattaaggcaaatctgataactgaattatctaagagattaggatttagtttgaatgattctgaacggtcatctgagagatcaggactgcatgcgcctaggatgttgatgcttaattttgagaaattgtgttagtagaaaaattacttgagtgatgaacttgaaaatcaaccccagtgaactttaattcatctgtttttaccactttaatttcatctgtatgcaaatcttatttgtgttgtaaatttaatcgctaaattagtaaactttaatcaatctgtgaatcaaaacaaatctcttgggaaacgatattcggacttaccggtttattacttgtacgattcggtacacttgccgaaataATCgtctaacaagtttttggcgccgttgccggggatttgtttttgttttcgttgattgtttgttgtttatctggtttagttgatttttgctatcttttgtttaagtttttattgtgatcgtatttgaattcttgtgcatatttgttatcatctgtagaaattgtgtattttttggattgtttctttttagtttgtgttttgtatgagaagcagagaacaggttgaaaatttacttttcgatccggaaattgaaagaactgctcgaaggaaCAACAGTAGAAGGAGGCGACAAAGTAGAGAATCTAGAGAATCATCTGCTATCTCTGAAGAAATTCTGGACTTTTCATCAgggcaagaaaaagaagaaatggaagataatcgcaatggagaaggttctgggcaaggaagacgtactcttgcagattataatactttctcaggacctctgcacttcaacagtattgcaagaccagtggtgaatgctgctaacatggagatgaagccagctcttattcatctggtgcagaacaatcaatttcatggattatcccacgagaatctatacactcacttggctactttcatggagatttgtaatacagtgaggattcatcaggttccagatgaagcaattcgactcagcttatttccattctcattggctggtaatgcaaaaatgtggtTGAATTCCTTTCCAGAGAATAGTTTGACAGTCTGGGATGATGTAGTTGCAAAATTTCTGAATaagttcttccctcagtccaaaatcaataagggaaagcaggagatctcGTCTTTTCAACAGgatgctgatgaaactctaggtcaagcatgggatagattcaaaggcctattgagaaaaacccctactcatggatttgatgagcctacaatgttaaatttgtttcttggagggctgaaatcccaaacaaagttaatgttagatgcatcagctggaggtagtatcagatggaagacgcctgaagaagcacatgatctaattgaaaacatggctgcaaatgataatgaagttcagagtgaaagagctcaatttcaacaaaaaggtgttcttcagcttcaatctcaagatgctttgctagctcagaacaagattatgactcagcaacttgagacattaatgaagaagttatctcagctacctaaagaactACAGAATGTTTCTCAAGCTCAACATCAGACGGGTCAAAGTTGTGAATTGTGCGGAGgaaatcataataatggtcaatgtgcagtGCAAGgcatgtctcatgaagaagtaaattatatgggaaatcaaggtcgTCAGACGAATTATAATCAAGGCCAAggttttaatcaaggatggagacctcatccgagtatgggacaagcAGGTCCATCCAACAGACCACTTCCacagaactttcagcaacaacctactctgacagaaagaacttcaaaactggaagaaactcttcagcagtttatgcaggtatcaatttccaaccataaaagcacagaagcctcacttaggaatttggagattcaggtgggtcaattagctaagaagttggaagaaaaaccagtgaaggactttggggcaaacactgaagtaaatACAAAGGAAGACTGCAATGTTATTACCACAAGATCTGGAAGAATGCTGGAAGAAAGAGGGATTgagaaaaaagtgagtgaagaaaaagatgagatgagtaaacagggagatgaagaagaagagaaagaggatagagaaagtgaaaaagagagagagggagagaaaaagaaagaactaATGTACGAgaaacctcttccatatccaagGGTTTTCTCTagaaaggagaaggaaagaCAGTTCAagagtttcattgatattttcaagaagttggaaatcaagatgcccttctcagaagcattgaaacaaatacctgcttactcgaaattcatgaaagatttgctcacaaagaagagaaagtatattgaggaagaaactatagaagtacaaggccagtgcagtgctatcattcaAAAGTTGCTCccaccaaagtttaaagatccaggtagttttacaattccatgcaccattggtaaactggctattgggaaagcgttaattgatcttggagcCAGCATCAATCTTATGCCTCTGTCTATGTTTAAAaagattggagaattagagttgaagcccacacacatgactctacaattggcagacagatcGATCAAATATCCGCATGGAGTAGTGGAAGATGTGTTGGTAAAGGTagacaaattcttatttccagtggattttgttgtcatggaaatggaagaagatacagaaattcctttgattctgggaaggccattcatgaagactgctcgagtgttgattgatgttgatgatggaaagcttaaagtgagagttgagaatgaagaagtaaatttcaatgtttttgaagcaatgtctcacccaaatgatgaagatacatgctttcaaacTGATGAACTTGAGGAAGTCTGCATGATTACACAAAAGACGATGTATATATCATCACCTCTTGAAAGaactcttattgatgcttgCGAATCCTTACATGCagaggaagagaaattaattgatgaatgtctACAGAATCTAGATTCTTTGAAGGAGATTCCACTTGATGAAGTGGAGATTGGAGAATTAAAGACTgaagaagagataaaagaaaaaaagctgGAATTGAAATTGTTACCttcacatttgaagtatgtttttcttgAAAAAGATGATAATAAACCTGTGATCATCAGCAATGCTTTATCCACTCTGgaggaagagaaattaattgaagtcTTAAAAGTGAACAAAGGAGCTGTAGGTTGGTCAATTTCTGATCTGAAAGGAATAAGTCCTTCTTATTGCATGCATAGAATATTTATGGAGAATGATTTCAAACCAGTAGCTCAACCACAGAGACGACTTAATCCAGTGATGAAAGAAGAGGTCAGAAAAGAAGTTCTAAAGCTTTTAGAAGCAGGTATCATCTACCCTATATCTGACAGCACTTGGGTGAGCCCAGTTCAAGTcgtgccaaagaaaggtggtATGACTGTGGTttgtaatgagaaaaatgaactGATACCAACAAGGACAGTGACTGGGTGGAGAATGTGTATTGATTATAGAAAGCTCAACAAGGCAACCAGAAAGGATCATTTTCCACTTCCATTCATGGATCAAATGCTAGAAAGGCTATCAGGTCaggctttttattgctttctagaTGGATACTCTGGTTATAATCAGATTGCTGTAGATCCTATGGATCAAGAGAAAACTGCTTTTACCTGTCCTTTTGGAGTTTTTgcttatagaaagatgccttttggacTCTGTAATGCACCTGCTACGTTTCAACGTTGCATGTTAGCCATATTTTCTGATCTGGTTGAAAAATGCatagaagtcttcatggatgatttttcagtttttggtagATCATTTGAAGTATGTTTGTCAAATCTGGAGACTGTTTTGAAGAGGTGTGTTCAaacaaatcttgttcttaattgggagaaatgtcacttCATGGTGACAGAAGGAATTGTTCTTGGGCATAAGATATCAGCCAAAGGTATTGAAGTGGATAAAGCTAAGGTAGAGGTTATTGAAAAGCTACCTCCGCCAATGAATGTGAAAGGTATCAgaagttttcttggtcatgcagGATTCTACAGAAGGTTTATAAAGGATTTTTCAAAAGTGGCTAAACCATTAAGCAATCTTCTTGTTAAAGATATTCCTTTTGTTATgaatgaaaattgtttgaaatctTTCGATCTGTTAAAGAATAAGTTGATTTCTGCTCCTGTTATTGTAGCTCCAGATTGGGAGaaaaattttgaactaatgtgtgatgctagtgactATGCTATTGGTGTAGTTTTGGGCCAacgaagagaaaaagtttttcaTGCAATTTACTATGCTAGTAAAGTGCTGAATAATGCTCAGCAgaattatgctaccacagaGAAAGAATTTCTAGCAATTGTTTATGCACTGGAGAAATTTAGATCCTATCTTGTTGGGTCTAAGGTGGTTATATATACTGATCATTCTGCGATCAAGTATTTGTTGAACAAACCAGATTCAAAACCACGGTTGATCAGGTGGGTATTATTGTTACAAGAGTTTGATTTAGAAATAAAAGACAAGAAGGGAAGTGAAAATGTGATTGCTGATCATCTTTCTCGTCTAGTTAATGAAGAAATCACAAGTAAGGAGAAAGAAATTTGTGATGAATTTGCAGATGAAACTCTTATGTTAATTCAGAAAAGACCATGGTTTGCTGACATGGCAAATTTCAAAGCAGGTGGAGTTATTTCAGATGATATCACATGGCATCAGaagaagaaatttttgcatgatgctaAGCAATATGtatgggatgatccttatttgttcaaaatatgTAGTGATAATCTCTTGAGAAGATGTGTTACTGCAGAGGAAgctgaaaatattttgtggcaTTGCCATAATTCGCCATATGGTGGACATttcaatggagaaagaacagctgCCAAGGTTTTACAATCTGGATTCTTTTGGCCCACTATATTCAAAGATGCTTATTTTCATGCAAAAAGCTGTGACAAATGTCAAAGAGTAGGAACCATCTCCAGAAGACATGAGATGCCACTGCAGAATATCTTGGAAGTGGAGGTTTTCGACTGTTGGGGAATCGATTTTGTTGGTCCTCTCCCACCATCATTcaataatgaatatattctggttGCTGTTGATTATGTCAGTAAATGGGTTGAGGCAACACCTTGTCAGAAAAATGATGCAAAAACAGTTATTAAATTTCTCAAGAAGCATATTTTCTCAAGATTTGGTGTTCCTAGAGTGTTAATTAGCGATGGTGGGTCTCATTTTTGCAATGCCCAATTAGAAAAGCTCTTGAAACATTATGAGGTAAGACACAAAGTTGCTTCTCCTTATCATCCGCAGACAAACAGTCAAGCCGAGGTTTCAAATCGGGAAATCAAGAGGATTTTGGAGAAATTTGTATCTAACTCGAGAAAGGATTGGTCAATAAAGCTAGATGACACCTTATGGGCTTACAGAACTTCATTAAAGACACCAATTGGATTAACTCCTTTTCAACTTGTTTATGGCAAAGCTTGTCATCTGCCAGTGGAAATGGAACATAAGGCATTTTGGGCTCTgaagtttttgaattttgatcctaaTTTATCtgcagaaaagagaaaattgc
This window of the Vigna angularis cultivar LongXiaoDou No.4 chromosome 7, ASM1680809v1, whole genome shotgun sequence genome carries:
- the LOC108337524 gene encoding glycine-rich cell wall structural protein, which translates into the protein MGLKMTILILAMFAMLLFASSEVPSTNAKEVTNGVGEAKYPGGGYGGGYPGNGGGYPGNGGGYPGHGGGYPGHGGGYPGHGGGHGHGGGYPGRGGGCRYGCCGGRSYHGGCRRCCSYAGEAVVAQTQDETHN